The following is a genomic window from Xiphophorus couchianus chromosome 5, X_couchianus-1.0, whole genome shotgun sequence.
CCAGCACTGACAGTGTCACAAAGGACCCAAGTGGTAGTCGATGTTTTAAAAGACAGCATTAAGGAGTCCTTTGCAATGAAGTTCCCTGGGGAAGAGTTTGTGAACATGACAAATAAAGCAACCATTTTAGGCACAGTCTATAATATTGGCATGATCCTGCCATTTGGCTCAACAGGAGGCCTACCTGACTTTGGAGAAATCtagcaaataataattttgcacGAAACTCCTGTCTTTGTTCTGAAGTTGCTTAGTGGCTGTTACTGTGAACACCTGAGGAGTTTCAAAGTAGAGCCCACAGGAGAGACAGAAATCCTTAAACATTCTGAATTTAAAGATACATACCCCTTGGCTGCATACAATACAGCAGATGGCCGTATGGTGTCCCTTAAACACTTCATTGCATCAGAGTAAGTGTAATGGGTTGATTATTTCTGTTATCATATGTGTTGTTATATCAGTGTTATCATACAACATGTTATCATATCAAATGTGTTTGCACTTTTCAAGtacagttatttaaaaagaaaattacttcaCCAACAACTATGTGGCCAGGCATcctgtcttatttatttattgtaatatttatttaacatgataCATACGACATTGCCacagaaaatgggaaaatgtgatGCATATTTACTCTTCTCTCCTCTCCATCTTCCCTCATCTCCCTCTTCTTAAAGTAATAATGACAATCAAAGATTACTTATTCAAATCTACTGAACTAAATCTCCATTTATTTCTTTGGCAGAAGAATATTGAAGCAAACCTATTCAAATAATCTCATAAACTGTTAACAACCAGTCTcaacttcttttctttctctgtctctacAGCTGAGGAAGCACACACCAAACAGCAATGGCGGTCCAGTTAAGAGTCATTTTACAAGAACACAGCATTAAGAAGTTGACACTTCCAACAGGAATTCCCAATACAGTAGACGATCTTGTTTCCATAATTACTGAAACTTTCCAATTGAATGGGGAATATGGACTACTATATCAAGACAAAGACTTTGACAATCAGTTTTTCAGTGTCACCTCAACTGCTGACTTGTATGACAAGGCCACTGTTAAAATGATCCTAAAAGAGCCTAACATCACCCTTGACCTACACCCAATATTTGAATCAGGACCATCATCTACATTGAGCTCTTTGAGTTCTGTGAGCACCCATCCTGCAAGTACTCCTGAAACAGACATCTGCCCTGAAGATCATGATGCATCCTCACAGGTGTCCGACTCCACATCGTCAGGTTCCAGTGACACCATTATTCTGCCTGATTCATGTCGCCTTGCTGCATGGCCAGTGCCCTTTCAAGTACCTGAGTTTTCCCGAGACATACAACTAATCCTTGCAGAGGCAAACAACTCATATCATGCCACTGGAAGACACTTCATGGATGCCAGTGTTAAATCAGCAATAATGCAAGaccttgcaaaagtaattttttcgtACACTGCTTACCCAACCAATCAGCAGATCCTTTCAGTGGCTGAAGCCTTGGTTTCCAAGTTTCCATGTCTTAGGGAACCGGGATCATTTGCAGGCTTATATGGCTGGCAGCAGCGCATAAAATACAAGATGCACAATTACCAGGCCAAGCTAAGATCTCGAAAATATTCTTACCCGGAAATTGAAATCAACACCTTAAAAAGGAAGCATCCAGCTGATGCAGTGCCATCAAAAAACGTAAAAAAGCCCAAAAAAGCAGAGGTTAATTACCTCCCTGCGCACCCTACTGGTGAAAGCCAAGAGACACTGGAGAAAGAGAGGCTTGaattaatttgtgaaataacaaagaaaaacaatgcaaagaTAATTGcagataaaatgaataaaactttcTCTAGCCGAAGAGTTGAAGTAGTCAGCCTATGCCCTTCTGTGATTGTGCTTAAAGAAAGGTGGCCAGCATTATTCACTGAGGCTCAGGTGagaatgtatttataatttttccttCCCATCAAGAAACATTCATGTGATTACTATGAGATCTGGtctgtcatttaaaattttatttgtgtcctTTTATTTCCTAGATCAAGGAAGAGTTCAGACGTATCACGACAGTTTCCTTGGAGGAGACATTCATGCTAAAGCTTGATGAGTACACACCAAGTCTTATGCAGCTTATGCGTGCTAAAGGAGGGGCTGCTGGTTCCAAGATGCACCCTCTGTTGGACACTTTAAATGACGTAtgttatttagctttttttccacaaatatgtCATTATTGATATACATGAATTAAAAGTGAATTAATTTGTAAAGAATTGCTTTGTTGTGCACAAAGTTGAGCTCCTTGCCAACTTAAACTACCCTTTGGTTTTTAAGCAATTCGGTGTTAGTATATGTAATTCTCTCCCCACTCTCCACTAACAGTCTTTTCACTAAATTGTATCTCCCTACAGACACAGAGCATTGAGAAAAAAAGGGATGCAGTTGTCTGCTGCCTCATTAACTACCTTGGTGAAAGACAAGAAGATCTTTTCCATGACTGCCAGGTATGTCATTGATAACAGATGATTGATTAACTCAAGGGATCCTCTCCTCTCCACTCCTTTTCCCTCTCTCCCCTTTTGATCACTCCCCTCTGCTCTCCTTTAGATAAGTTGAAATGTATTGAAACAGcatatacaataaaattaaaaatgtgtatcttttttgtttctttctttttaacatgtaGGAATGTGAGGACTACacagacaaaacaataaaggtGATCGTGACGCACAACATCATGGCTGAGGAGGATCCATCAGATGTGTCGATTGTGATTGAGGGAAACCAAGTGATGGAAGGATGTGGAAGCCGAACAAAGGCGTGTGTACTGCTGATGGGACTGATATATGCCCTCAACCTTGACTATCCAAAGCAGCTCAGGAACACatttgaagcttttcaaaaacattttttggaacTTGATGGGGCAAAACTACTGAAGAAGATCCACAGCCTCAAAAACAAGCTCATGCAATAGACATACATTTCCCCTCTTGTTCCAAGAGGATCTTTTGTCTGGACAGAGAGTTTTAATGGAgtatagttttatatttttgttatctTCCCTCCTCTgctccacacacagacacagaaataTATGTACAGATGGATACATAAGTATGTTGCAACCTctctcagtttttttgttgtgtataaatacacctgcagaTTTCAGATTTGCTCAGTCACTGTTGTGTGAGGCCGAAGAAACACAAGTAAGAGTTTAGATACAAGAAAATCTTCATGTGATTGGACATCTCTTGCACCTCTGCTCTGATCACCTCACTTCTCCTTTTCTCTGATCTACCGTACTCCTTTCTTATCGAGCAGTCTGGATGTTCTAAAGCAGGGATATGTTTTATTGTCCAACATTACTGAAACAACAGTTGAAGTTGTTGGGTTATAATGCAGGTTCattatttgaaatgttgtgTGACACTGTTGTGCTGcagtttattctgtgttttttttttttgatgactttaTGGATTAAAAACATTGAGAAGGTGTACGATCTGAATGTCTTTTTTGGGGGTACATCTTACCTTCTCTGAATAAGTAATGGTTattaactgattttaattaaCTTTGATTTGTAATTATCAGGTATTACCTACTAGCAAACAAGACATAGTTTTACCTAATTTAACTGAGTAAGTAGCTGTtgaatatatacataaatatgagGTAAAGTTTACCCAATTTCTTTAagtatttcatatattttttgttcagttaCTTTATACTCAATATATGGAATTGAATTTACCCCAAAAGAGTCAATGCAAATTGTTACCTCAGATTTATTAGGTAAATTCTATAGATGAGTTTTTTCAGTGTAGCTACAGCATAGCACAGAGCAAGGGAGGGAGGATGAGAAGCCACATTGTGgcttgacagcactaaaactccTGCCAccgattggttgtttctagagagCACTGAGAGAAGGCagtgaaaatagatttttcacagattatctctcaggccatactgtcacaacataatgacaattttaacaaatatgtaaaaatatatatatatataaaagttacatactgcagctttaatttcactcaggAGAGGACAGGTCAGGAGGGGcgtgggttagagctgctgctgactgactcatctgttaagtgtggtaaaaggtacagagacaagttaaatatatgaatatgttggtaatttctttccttaattcattaaatggtagtgaaatggaggcaaacagtagtctgtagctaagctaattatgctgaatggttgataatctcacacagtccaCTCACCGGAGAACTGGG
Proteins encoded in this region:
- the LOC114145512 gene encoding uncharacterized protein LOC114145512; the encoded protein is MHNYQAKLRSRKYSYPEIEINTLKRKHPADAVPSKNVKKPKKAEVNYLPAHPTGESQETLEKERLELICEITKKNNAKIIADKMNKTFSSRRVEVVSLCPSVIVLKERWPALFTEAQIKEEFRRITTVSLEETFMLKLDEYTPSLMQLMRAKGGAAGSKMHPLLDTLNDTQSIEKKRDAVVCCLINYLGERQEDLFHDCQECEDYTDKTIKVIVTHNIMAEEDPSDVSIVIEGNQVMEGCGSRTKACVLLMGLIYALNLDYPKQLRNTFEAFQKHFLELDGAKLLKKIHSLKNKLMQ